The window ATAATAATAGACTTTTTAAGTGTTTCTCATCGTAGAATCAGTACCCATAGGGAGCATCAGCAACATCACCATTAGCACCAGGTGTAATTCTAATTGTTGTTAATTGGTCATTATAGCCTTTAGGAGGGATACTGGGCCATTCTGGAAGTCTTTTGACCTCCTCGCCATTACAGCcttttggaggggtacaaggccATTCCGGAAGTCTTTTGGTCTCTTCACCATTGTAATCTTTTGGAGGGATACCAGGCCATTTAGAAAGTCTTTTAGCTATATTTCCATTATAACCTTTTGGTAGAATACCAGGCCATTCAGGAAGCCGTACAGTAGCATGGTTGACAACGAGCAATGCAGTGAAAATCATGAGAGAAAGCAAAATATCAAAGTTGGTCATTTTCATTATTGGGTGCCAAGAGGGAAATGTGTTTTAGGTTTTGAACTCCTcaatccctctctctctcttcttcttctcactaATATTGTTGCTTGTTGGGCTAGCACTCAAGCTGTTGATGCATAAATACCCAGGCATTCGAGGAGACAAGTCAAGAGCTTCATAAATGAGAACTTAAAAGAAGCCTTAATTACACAAGCGTTCTACACCACTAACCCTTTGTCAATGGTGATAATGCAATTGACATGTGCTGAGGGAGAGTTTTGTTTCCCATTATGTAACTTGATTTCAGTCACTATTTAGACACAATTGATCCAAAATTGATGAAGTAAcctcaaaaggaaaaataacaattatggCGTGAAATCTCCacagaaacaaaaattttatgttgCTTGCACAATAACTggatttcaaaataatttcaagaGTTACTTTTGCATCCCCCAAGCATTGGTGCCAGTGGCCAAACAAAAAGCTCATGGTTCATTGAACCAAACCTTTAATTGTCTGGTTAGGTTTCTTCTTGTTTAGTTGTTTGGTTAAGTTGCGATTATTAAACTTTTATCACTTTttctaaactttttttaattttaaattatcaaattataagattaaaaatatatatgtgctcTTGTACCTGGCTGTAAAAGTGGTCCGTTGTCAATAAACCCccataaaaacaatattttactataattttacatgatttttttttcaataataaaattttttctaCAATTTTGTAATACATCACATgcttatttgtagttttttttaacacgagtttaaaatttttttcatgtgcattttagaaaaaataaaaaaaacaaatacacattaatattttttttataaaaaatattctctGTGCTTCTCTTTGTATTTacatttttaagaatttaaaaaataaatacgtTGTTCCTAACCAACCAAGCCCGGGAGAATGATCTAGACTATGTGAAGGCCAATCCCATGTTGGGCCATTGCCCATATGATAGCTCTAATTGCATATTACTATCGATATCTTGttgtatttaactattttacaAATGGTAGATAGAATTTTAGAAGGATatacaaagaaacaataaagttaaaaaaatctcGAAATTCCAATActtgaaatatatattgtatatgcTTAAGGATATATTTATTATGagatttttaattcatttttattttgttgtaatgTAATCAGATTTTCAAATGAGATATTAATAAATTCTTCAATGTAGATTGAATGATTCATTCTAAAATAAAGCTTATTCGAGTGAAATGCAAACCGTataatttgtgtattttctaTTGATATCATGACACAtatctcaaaaaataaataaataaaaagtgataaaattaattttaaatccaCCTCGACCATTCTAGCAACTGTACTATTGAGAACTACATggaattacataataaaaaaataataataataataataataatattattattattattattgttattacatGGTGCACAGTTGACCATCCAAAatccaattttattaattgaaaaggAATTTGCAAATCTAAAGAGGGCAAGGAGGTTGGGGAATTTTGAATTTAGAGGAGTTCAATAAGGCCCTTTTGGGTAAATGGTGGTGAAAAAATTTCCACTTGGGTTACTTGGTGCCGAGATAAGATAATTCAGTTCAATTACTATATCAGAAGTCTCGCACTTGGAATCTCTTTTCCCGTCCACCGGATTTTCTTCTGGAATGGACTCCAGAAATGCTTGCCGGCTTTTAGGCCATGTATATCCCCAATTATCCAAAATGGATCCTCAACATTTTTTTGGCTAGATAGATGGATTGACAATTGTGCATCGATGTATATCTGGACGAACTTTCTTAGGAACTCCCCAAATCCTCTTCGAATAGTGCAAGAGTTGTTTCCCTATGCAACACATGGGGTTAGTTCATTGCTCCTTGGTTGAGAATCACAACATCGAGCTTTGGCAAATAGAAAACGTTGGTGTTTAACAGCTAATGGTGGCTTCTTAGTCAAATCTTTCTATAAATTCCTTAACCACAGAGGTATTAGGTGCCCTACAAATTTAATTTGGAAAAGCTCATGCCCTAAAAAGATTTCCCTTTTTAACTGGCTGGCTTGGGACAACAACATTCTCACTTTTGAGAACCTAGCAACCAGAAGATGTAACAGACTCCCTAATCCTACCTGTTTGCTTTGTCATGCAGCAGTGGAGTCAGTTGATCATCTTTTCCTTTGGTGCCCATTTGCTGAACGGATTTGAAACTTCATCTACCAAGTTTTCAATTTGTCCGGCCCTCCAAACTCCATGCGTGAGCTTTGGAGTCAGTGGAGACTCCAGGTTCCCTCGCCAGCTATTGACACTAGAGACCTTCTGTTAAGGTTATAACTCGGAATTTATGGCTTGAAAGAGATGATATAATCTTCAATGATAAATCTAATGCATGTTTTGCCTTAATCATTAAAATCATGCTGACTTTTCTTTCATGGATTTTCGCGGCTCTAGATGCTAAAAGGAGCAAACTCGAAGACTCAGCTGCGACTGCTAAACGTAACACGGAGTTCCTTGGCCAACACCCTAATTTCAGTGACCATAATCCGAGGATAGTCTAGCCCAACAAGTCTGAGGCCCTGCTTGAGCTCTGGGGTTGTTTGTTCCTTTCTTCTATAGTTTTCTCTTACTGTTCGAACTTACCTTTTGTACTTCAGCCTCCACTCCTAGTGGACTGAATGTTATTCCCCTCTTTTTTGtacctattatttttttttcaatgaatgtagttcatccactttttttttaaaaatatatatagatatatatatatatatatattatgtaaaaaCAACTTGCAATTTCTAATTGTTAAAACTAAgacaaaattttttcaaatggTGTACATGTAACTGTGTAAATGTTAGGTACATCTTCTAAGATAACTAACCATCTTAACATGTTTtcacaaatcacaaaattattagattaatttgaatttttttaaaataaaagtaaataaaaagcTGTTGtattataaaagaaacaaaCGAACACTAAAcagaaaaatggaaaacaaacaaacaaaaataatcaattaatttgaaatcttTTATCAGTCTAATAAAATCACTGTTAAAAAATCTTTACCGAGCCAACAGACCCACCCAAAGTTGAATTACAAGCATGTGCTTGTGCTTCTGGGTATAGATCTAAAaccaaactaataaaaattattaaagtttGTGTATGATCACAAAACAATGACATTAGTCACAGTCTACTGACTAAAGCCATCTGCCTTGCAATCATCTTATcctcacataaaaataaaaaaaaaaacgaatcAAGTGGAAAAGGAATAGACCAGTAAAATCATATTCTAAGGAACAAAAGAATGCATGCACAAGTGTTGTGTGACATATGCTTATGAATGTTCTTTCCTACAAATTGGAGTCCTACTCAAAAAAagcaaccatatatatatatatatatatgttccaaGAATGTTGACACTTGTTGGCAAATTCTGCTCTTTTGAGGACACATACCAAACGACTTATTTGAATTTGGTCATCAATGCGCATCTCAAATGGTTTCTACTGCAAGCATTGATTCTTTTGTGGGGGGAGGAATTAAACTTTTCTAGTGTTTGTGGAATGTGACGAGGATCAGAATAAAAGCACaacaatttgtttatttttggcaTTACACACACTGCAACCACCCCCACTTGAATTATTGCATTTCTCGTCATTAGAGATTGATGGTAGTTTCTATTAACATAATCAATACATATTAATATACTCAATCAATTTACGAGGTTTGACGATTGGTTCTATAACACTACCAtcagaaaataataaagaaaataatattaaccTTCAGAGTAAACGGAGTACTGGGGGCATTGAAGAaagtagaaaaatatatattcggACTCTAAAAATATATTGACAGTTTAAGAGCAAGTTATCTGCAGTTTTTACTAATTGATGACAAAGATGTAGAGATTCAATTTGCTCTTTCATCTTTTCATTTCTAGTGGATGTTTTgccttttgatttaaatatagtttattaGCTCCTCATTTCATTTAAGTCTTTGTTTTTGTCTTAATTTTGTTTGTGCATaacatttcattttattaataaattatgatttatctatttttttaatttttaatttttatttttaaaagggcTTGTCACACTCGTACTTCATTACCATCCTAGtgaactttttattaaaaagaatcagACTCCACTTAATCTAGTAGTTTTAATAGAAACGGCACTTTGAATTCAATTCCCATACAAACTCCTAATCAAAGTCGATGACAAACCTCTATAAATAGACCCTTGAGGCTTCTGGCTTCAACCATCAATCCATTACTAGATTGTGTAGTGCTTTTCTTGAGGTAATTAATTCTCTATCATcaattgtttaattttcttcttagaTTTTAGCTTTTgatgtgttttgtttttataaaacaaGTTTCTTCAATGTTTGTAAAGCTCTGGTAATTTAACTCAGCTTTGATCACTAGaagataataattttgtttgttcaTGAGTCTTATCATAGCAAGACTTTGATCTTAATAATGTTTTCACTTTAGCCTGGCAATTATTAGTAATAGCACATGCAATTGTGCTAATAATTAGCATACTGTAATAATTGATGTCCTTCTCAATTGTTCTCTAACTAATCCATTGATGATCAGAGAGGAAAAGAGCATTACACTGACTGATACTTTCAACAATTTTCTTTAGATTTCTTGCAGGCTCACTGAAAATGGACTCTGTTGCAAGTGAATCAAAGTACGGATGTTTGCTGTTTggtgactctctctctctctctctctctgtgtgtgtgtgtgtactcGTTTTAAATGTCAATTTTTCTGTCTTTCTAGTTTGATTACAAACAACATGTCATGTTTTCAGATATGGATGATACCTTGTATCCATTAAGCGTGGGGCTCAACTTAGAATGCAGAAAAAACATACAAGGTGATCGATAATCTCACTCGATGTTATTGTCTATATTCCAAGTGTACCTGGTTTAGAACTTCATGATATTAAGTGAATTCCTAATAACAGATTACATGCTGCATCATCTACACATTGAAGAAAACCAGGTTCCAAAGATGTGTCTGGACTTGTACAAAGAATACGGAACAACGATGGCTGGCCTTAAGGTACCACATATATATGTGAACTATGAAATTGTTTTCTATTCTATATACTTGTAATTTTGTTCTGACTTAGgtgttgttgttattaattgTCAGGTGTTGGGTTATGAATTTGATAATGATGAATTCCATGCTTATGTTCATGGAAAATTGCCATATGAAAATCTGAAACCTGATTTAGTATTGAGGAATCTACTGCTTTCAATGCCGCAGCGAAAAATAGTAAGAGTGATGGAACCTTGCTTTGCATATATAGAACAATATTGTTTGTTACAATTAAATTAACATCTGAGATGATGACTTTCTGCAGATATTTACAAATGCTGACAGGGAACATGCTGCAAAAGTTCTTAATAAGCTGGGATTAGAAGACTGTTTTGAAGGTGTCATCTGCTTTGAGACACTTAATCCATCAGTTGTGCCTGGAAATACTGATGAACAAATTGATTCAACTGATTCAAATGCTCAAGAATATTCCAATGGCAAATCACCCATTATTTGTAAACCCTCTCTGGAAGCCATGCAAGCTGCCATTAAGATTGCAAACATTGATCCAAAGAAAACGGTAATGCGATTAATGATGGATTCCTCAGTTAAACATAAACCACAACCAATTTGAGCTTAATTTGATCGTTTTTGCCTTCAGATCTTCTTCGATGACAGTGCTCGGAACATAGCTTCAGGAAAGGAAGCAGGCCTCAATACAGTATATGTAAGCCACTACAAACTTATTTGTTTCtacaagaaacaaattaaagaaaaaagcatGAATTTTTTAGTGAAAGAAACAATCAGAAATCAAGACAATAACTTCAATCTTCATCTGCTAACATGTTGATATGTATGCATGGAATTGATACTGCAGGTTGGGAGCTCAACACTTGTGCCAGGGGCAGATATTGCACTGAGTAGCATTCACAACATCAAGGAAGCATTGCCGGAGATTTGGGAAGGTCAAGATCAATCAGATGCTCTGCTTACATCCACTAGAATGGAAACAGTAGTCCATGCTTGAACTCCAACCAATGATcttcataaaaaatgaagatgaaaaactaaatgataaattaatgaAACTATAGCCAATGTATTATAACCAATTAATAAGCTTTTGTTACCCAATTACATGTATCCTCAATGATCAAATGCTTGTTTGGCAGTGATTTCGATCAAAATCTAAAGTTTCAGGTATATGTGTTGTGATATCTTGTTTCAAGCTTGTGGTTGCGCATGGGTGTGTGTtctgttttgttctttttctgTTGCATCAGAAATTAAAACTTAAACTAAAGAGATTCAAGAAAGCATaggaactatatatatatatatatatattactctaTTATTCAACCAAATCCCACACAGCTGATAAACACTTGATTGATACACCGAGTTTTACTTAAACACAAACTTTGCGTAgctttttttacttcttttatcatcttttaaagatatgtggtttatttatttttttaaataataataataatattattattattaaaaataataacaaaactgAAATGCAAATATACACACGATGAACACCAACAATACATCTACTTGTCATTATAGGCGGTGCAAACaactaattatataaaaatatatgtttattaatttttttttattgttaataaatacaaaaaaaaattattagttaaaaaTTGAAAGCTAAACTTAGAAACTGGGCAAAGATTAACTGTGGCTCCTCTAATCTTCACAAGAACAACCTAATCGCTGAGTTTTCCTCACTGGACTACACTAGTGAACATAGAACTCTTTTTGAAGTTGAatctagggatggcaacgggtagggtatgggtagggtatgccaaaacccttacccttacccgtaacccctaccccataccctACACTTCTACCCTGCCCTTCGgggtaaaaaaatcatacccttacccttaccctgcAGGGATCTGGGATATCCATGCAGTACCCTGCTACACCGTTGTTacccattgttcaaattatcgaattaaatttaaataataataaaaataaattaattatacattatattacaatctttaagcacatgtccataaattcaaaattacaagttgatatatatttgtttatcttaaattatataatcacataaaaatgacatttatttaggactcaatggtaactctaccttttgttatgttcatgtttaactatcttggtttttgttttaaattttttcatatatctactatttatatttttatatagcttcaaatttttataaatatctagtaaggtttttgaatataaaaaaacattaaaaagtaattctcataagttatatccaattgattttttattagtatcttatttttcaggatgtttttataatttatagaataaattattataacattatttttttatatttgtttatttttaaatttaattatgattcttaatatatatctaaaattcaattttaataatattatcaaatataaatatagaaattaaataaaatttaaaataatatattaagagaaaatttgaagtattattttcaaattaatcaccatgaaaatagatattgagtaaattgtgagtaaatgtttagtttaataaaaaaattatatatatatatatatatatgagagggtaagggaATGCAGGTACGGGTTTTCACCCGCATCCCTCTCAAcaggtaagggtaagggtagaGTGCGGGTAGGGGTAGGGGGCATACCCTCACCCGACCTGCACGCTCAAAAACTAACTGGGTATACCCTTGCACCCTTACCGTGCCCGGTcgaaagagggtaataccctctttgaccgggtacgggtacgggtatacccgtcgggtagggtacaaattgccatctctagttGAATCCACCCGTTTCTCCCAAATTCGTCTGGAACTACacacaattcaaaaacaagaggaaatttaCTGGAAGCAGAGATCTAGAATAACTTGGCTTAAGGAAGGAGACTCAAATACCAAATTTTTCCATAATATTGCCAACGGAAGACGAAACAAGAATTTTATACCTCGAATTCGTAATAATGGCCACTGGGTGGAAGGAGATTTTGAAATTGGAAAGATTTTCACCAAGCATTTTCAACTTCTTCTGGGAACACCTTCCAAACATAGATTCCTTCTTGACTGGCAAAACCTATTCAATTATAAAACGCATGTTGATCTTTCTTCCCTTGAGCGACCGTTCTCCTTGGAAGAGATCAGAAATGCTGTTTTTGATTTGAATGCCGACAAAGCTCCTGGCCCAGATggttttccaatctttttctttcaaaagcacTGGACCACACTTCATGATTCTGTTGTCAATCTTTGCCAAGACTTCTTTGATGGCACTATTAACCTTGAAAGGATTAACTGGGTTCATATTGCACTAATTGCTAAAAATAAGGCTCCGTCTGATGTTTCTGATTTTAGACCGATTAGCCTAATCAATTCCACttgcaaaatcatttccaaaattcttGCTACTAGGCTAAGTTTGGTGATCAATGAGTTAGTTGATGATTCTCAATCCGGCTTCATTAAGGGGAGATGTATTGCTGATAACATCATAGCAGCCCAAGAATTAATTTTCCATctccaaaaaaagaaatctcTTGGTTATGCCTTCAAAGTTGATTTCGCTAAGGCCTTCGACTCCTTAAACTGGGATTTCCTCCTTGATATTCTTGCTGCTAGAGGATTCGGTAACCGGTGGTTATCTTGGATTCATACCATCCTTAAAACTGCTAAGGCCCAGATCCTTATCAACGGCACCACTCAAGGTTACATTCGCTGCAAAAAAGGCCTCAGACAAGGAGACCCTCTTTCGCCTCTCCTCTTTGCCTTGGCGGCTGATGTTCTTAGTGCTATGTTTCACCACGCTCTCAGATCCAATGTCCTTATTGGGGTTAAGCTTAACCATGATGAAAAAATCTGTCATCTTCAATACGCGGATGACCTCATCATCTTTTCTGCTGGCGGTCATGAGGACCTTCACATCATCAAACTTATCCTCTACCTCTTTGAAGGAGCCTCTGGTTTATCTATTAACTTCTCAAAAAGCTGCCTATACTCAACAAACTTTGGTTTCCAGCCAAATGTTTCCTCTGCAGCAATTCTCAACTGCAACAGAGACTGCCTCCCTATAACCTACTTAGGAGTTCCTCTCTCTGGTAGACGACCCAGGCGTCAGGATTGGAATAAACTCATTCAGACCATCCATGTGAGACTTGCCTCGTGGAAAACCACTTACTTATCCCTGGGGGGTCGACTTACACTTATCAACTCGGTACTATCCACAATACCTGTTTACTGGATGACAGTCTTCAAACTCCCTATTTGGGTTATTAAAGAAATTGACAAGACTCGTAGGGACTTCCTTTGGAAAGGTTCTGACTTGAATTCTAAAGGAGCTAGACTGGTTGCTTGGAATCGAATTTGTAGGCCTCGTTCCATGGGCGGTTGGGGAATCCTCAACATTCATGAATTCAATATTGCCcttcttggaaaatggtggtggaaactcACTACTAATTCTAACTTGTGCTGGGCCAAAATCATCAGATCCAATTACACCTTTAACCTACCTGGAACTTTGTTTCATACTCCTCCAAGGAACAAATCCTTTTTTTGGGCCGGTGTCATTACCTCCCTTCCATCTTTTAGATCATGTATTACCAAAACTATTAAAGATGGCAATGATACACTTCTTTGGTTTGACAGATGGTTAGGGAATCATGCTCTTAAGGATCTTTGGCCAACCCTTTTCAACGATTGTTCTCAACAGTGGATTTCCTTAAGACTCTTCTCATGCCTTCGCAATTTTGCTGAGAATCTTTTTCATACTGCTTCACGAGTTGATTTAACCAATTTCTTAAGCTTAATTCCAGATTGCAATCAAGATCAGCAAGACTCC of the Dioscorea cayenensis subsp. rotundata cultivar TDr96_F1 unplaced genomic scaffold, TDr96_F1_v2_PseudoChromosome.rev07_lg8_w22 25.fasta BLBR01000432.1, whole genome shotgun sequence genome contains:
- the LOC120254392 gene encoding uncharacterized protein C24B11.05 isoform X1 — protein: MDSVASESKYGCLLFDMDDTLYPLSVGLNLECRKNIQDYMLHHLHIEENQVPKMCLDLYKEYGTTMAGLKVLGYEFDNDEFHAYVHGKLPYENLKPDLVLRNLLLSMPQRKIIFTNADREHAAKVLNKLGLEDCFEGVICFETLNPSVVPGNTDEQIDSTDSNAQEYSNGKSPIICKPSLEAMQAAIKIANIDPKKTIFFDDSARNIASGKEAGLNTVYVGSSTLVPGADIALSSIHNIKEALPEIWEGQDQSDALLTSTRMETVVHA
- the LOC120254392 gene encoding uncharacterized protein C24B11.05 isoform X2 codes for the protein MDDTLYPLSVGLNLECRKNIQDYMLHHLHIEENQVPKMCLDLYKEYGTTMAGLKVLGYEFDNDEFHAYVHGKLPYENLKPDLVLRNLLLSMPQRKIIFTNADREHAAKVLNKLGLEDCFEGVICFETLNPSVVPGNTDEQIDSTDSNAQEYSNGKSPIICKPSLEAMQAAIKIANIDPKKTIFFDDSARNIASGKEAGLNTVYVGSSTLVPGADIALSSIHNIKEALPEIWEGQDQSDALLTSTRMETVVHA